From one Bacillus sp. FJAT-42376 genomic stretch:
- the ybeY gene encoding rRNA maturation RNase YbeY, with protein sequence MNERLMIDLADETGELSSKEIKMVEELLQYAAEEEQINGGAEISVTFTDNSRIQEINREYRGKDQPTDVISFAMEEQGEDEIEIIGADLPAVLGDIIISVQRTREQAEDYGHSFQRELGFLAVHGFLHLLGYDHMSEEEEKEMFTKQKGILDSYGLKRSEDL encoded by the coding sequence ATGAATGAGAGACTGATGATTGATTTGGCAGATGAAACAGGCGAGCTGTCATCGAAGGAAATAAAGATGGTGGAAGAATTGCTGCAATATGCTGCAGAGGAAGAGCAAATAAACGGAGGGGCTGAGATTTCGGTCACTTTTACAGATAACAGCCGGATTCAGGAAATCAATCGGGAATACAGAGGGAAAGATCAGCCCACTGATGTTATTTCTTTCGCGATGGAAGAGCAGGGAGAAGATGAGATTGAGATCATAGGTGCTGATCTACCGGCAGTCCTTGGAGACATCATTATATCTGTCCAAAGAACAAGGGAACAGGCTGAAGACTATGGGCACAGCTTTCAGCGCGAGCTTGGGTTTCTGGCAGTCCACGGTTTTTTGCATCTGCTCGGATATGATCATATGAGCGAAGAAGAAGAAAAGGAAATGTTTACTAAGCAGAAAGGGATTCTAGATTCCTATGGGCTTAAGAGATCAGAAGACCTCTGA
- a CDS encoding HD family phosphohydrolase yields MTKKRTGLKKQIDLINQYRFLHYILYVLFGIILFAALYGNVKPQNLDIKLLDISKQTLYSPISVTDMQETERKKREAYQEVPDQYRLVEEYSESRVEIVNFIFNSAIEVNQGPILKENDETAPKGEEEKASEVKPLTESEKSSLLEDKLSDGLKQKISKDTLLPLLGASPEELKLAKESVVTTVNKVMGKEITTDKLGEAKQQVEKELQYTPLTSEMLQSAIRIGQYAVIPNYIYDDKATKEKRQQAADSVKESLIKQGQIIVSEGQPITPDVYHKLEIAGLINNKQSFKPFLGLSVFVLLTVSVLIYYFENQRNASEKKNLSLLLFVLVFIISLLFMKAISLFQQLDIAYIGLIVPAAMGPMLIKLLISERQAILSSIILSVCGSIVFNEGITGTFNFNMGIYYLAGCLAGVLFLNKHNLRSRILQAGLFVALINILMISALTMIQNGNYSNLEFGSYVIMAAVSGLAASVLVMGFQPFFETGFGLLSTMRLIELSNPNHPLLRKILTETPGTYHHSVMVANLSESACEAIGANGLLARVGAYYHDIGKTKRPQYFIENQMKMDNPHDKLSPQLSKNVIIAHASDGAEMLRKHKMPKEFVDIAEQHHGTSLLKYFYYKAKERGDEILEEEFRYPGPKPQTREIAVISIADSVEAAVRSMSSPTPERIQKLVRGIIADRLQDGQLNECDLTLKELDIVAKSFCESLKGIFHSRIEYPEVTKQKVKQA; encoded by the coding sequence ATGACAAAAAAGAGGACAGGCCTGAAAAAACAAATCGATCTTATTAATCAATATCGCTTCCTTCACTATATTTTATATGTGCTGTTCGGGATTATTTTGTTTGCTGCTCTTTACGGAAACGTTAAGCCCCAGAACTTAGATATTAAATTGCTTGATATATCCAAGCAGACCTTGTACTCCCCGATTTCTGTAACAGATATGCAGGAAACAGAAAGGAAAAAAAGAGAGGCTTATCAGGAAGTCCCTGATCAGTACAGACTGGTAGAGGAGTATTCTGAAAGCAGAGTCGAAATCGTCAATTTCATCTTTAATTCAGCCATAGAGGTAAACCAGGGGCCAATATTGAAAGAGAATGACGAAACGGCGCCAAAAGGTGAGGAAGAAAAGGCCTCAGAAGTGAAACCGCTTACCGAGAGTGAAAAATCCAGCCTCCTGGAAGATAAACTCTCCGACGGTCTGAAGCAAAAGATTTCTAAAGATACACTTCTGCCACTGCTTGGAGCTTCTCCTGAGGAACTGAAGCTGGCAAAAGAGTCTGTTGTTACAACAGTGAATAAAGTGATGGGTAAGGAAATTACAACGGACAAGCTTGGCGAAGCAAAACAGCAGGTTGAAAAAGAGCTTCAATACACGCCCCTTACCTCTGAAATGCTTCAGTCGGCAATCAGGATTGGTCAATATGCTGTGATTCCCAACTATATTTATGATGACAAAGCTACAAAAGAAAAGCGCCAGCAGGCAGCGGACAGCGTAAAAGAAAGTCTGATCAAGCAAGGGCAAATCATTGTATCTGAAGGTCAGCCTATAACTCCTGATGTGTATCATAAACTGGAAATTGCGGGGCTGATTAACAATAAACAATCCTTCAAGCCGTTTCTTGGTCTCTCCGTATTTGTTCTTTTAACCGTTTCCGTTTTAATATATTATTTTGAAAATCAGCGGAATGCGTCTGAAAAAAAGAATCTCTCTTTGCTGCTCTTTGTGCTGGTGTTCATCATTTCTCTCCTTTTTATGAAGGCCATCAGCCTGTTCCAGCAGCTTGATATTGCATACATAGGATTGATTGTACCTGCGGCAATGGGGCCAATGCTCATAAAATTGCTGATTAGTGAAAGACAGGCTATACTATCCAGTATCATTCTCTCTGTTTGCGGCAGCATTGTATTCAATGAGGGGATTACCGGTACTTTTAATTTTAATATGGGGATCTACTACCTGGCTGGGTGTCTGGCAGGCGTCCTTTTCTTAAATAAGCATAATCTTCGTTCGAGAATCCTGCAGGCCGGACTATTCGTGGCTTTGATCAACATCTTAATGATTTCAGCTTTAACGATGATCCAAAATGGCAACTACTCAAATCTCGAATTTGGAAGCTATGTCATTATGGCTGCAGTTTCAGGACTTGCAGCTTCAGTCCTTGTTATGGGTTTTCAGCCTTTTTTTGAAACGGGATTCGGACTGCTTTCAACCATGCGTCTCATTGAACTGTCTAACCCTAACCATCCGCTCCTAAGGAAAATTCTTACTGAAACACCCGGAACGTATCATCATAGTGTGATGGTGGCGAATTTATCCGAGAGTGCCTGTGAAGCTATTGGAGCCAACGGGCTTCTTGCGAGAGTGGGTGCATACTATCATGACATTGGAAAGACAAAGCGTCCGCAGTATTTTATTGAAAATCAGATGAAAATGGATAATCCCCATGATAAGCTTTCACCTCAGCTTAGTAAGAATGTCATTATTGCCCATGCTTCTGATGGTGCGGAAATGCTGAGAAAGCATAAAATGCCGAAAGAATTTGTTGATATAGCTGAACAGCATCATGGTACGAGTCTGCTTAAGTATTTTTATTACAAGGCAAAGGAACGGGGAGACGAGATTCTGGAGGAAGAATTCCGCTACCCCGGACCAAAGCCTCAAACGAGAGAAATTGCTGTCATTTCCATTGCAGACAGTGTGGAAGCAGCTGTCCGCTCCATGTCGAGTCCAACGCCTGAGCGCATACAGAAACTGGTAAGAGGGATCATCGCTGACCGCCTGCAGGATGGACAGCTTAATGAATGTGATTTAACATTAAAAGAACTGGATATCGTGGCGAAGTCCTTTTGCGAATCTTTAAAAGGGATTTTTCATTCGCGAATTGAATATCCGGAAGTAACGAAACAGAAGGTGAAACAAGCATGA
- a CDS encoding PhoH family protein — protein sequence MPEDLVSMNQKLENPNEALMLFGNQDIHLKRLEEELNVTIVTRGEAVYVSGESLNVQLTDDILQALLSVIRKGIVISERDVIYAVSLAKKQKLEEFQALFTEEIAKSAKGKPIRIKTLGQRHYISAIRQSDLVFGIGPAGTGKTYLAVVMAVNALKNGTVKRIVLTRPAVEAGESLGFLPGDLKEKVDPYLRPLYDALHDVLGLEHTERLIERGTIEIAPLAYMRGRTLDDAFVILDESQNTTHAQMKMFLTRLGFGSKMVVTGDITQVDLPKGVKSGLAITRSMLQHVPGISFIELQQTDVVRHPLVGKIIEAYEKNEN from the coding sequence ATGCCAGAAGACTTAGTGTCAATGAATCAAAAATTAGAAAATCCGAATGAAGCTCTTATGCTGTTCGGAAATCAGGATATCCATTTAAAAAGGCTTGAAGAAGAGCTTAATGTCACAATCGTTACCCGCGGCGAGGCCGTATATGTTTCCGGGGAATCACTAAATGTCCAGCTGACTGACGATATCCTGCAGGCTTTGCTTAGTGTCATCCGCAAAGGAATCGTTATTTCAGAAAGAGACGTGATCTATGCGGTAAGTTTGGCAAAGAAACAGAAGCTGGAGGAGTTCCAGGCTCTGTTTACGGAAGAAATTGCAAAAAGCGCAAAAGGCAAGCCGATCAGAATTAAAACGCTTGGACAAAGGCATTATATTTCTGCGATCAGACAATCAGATCTTGTGTTCGGCATTGGTCCGGCGGGTACAGGAAAAACGTATCTGGCAGTAGTGATGGCAGTAAATGCCCTCAAGAACGGAACAGTCAAGCGGATTGTGCTGACAAGGCCTGCCGTTGAAGCAGGCGAAAGCCTTGGATTTCTGCCTGGAGATTTAAAAGAGAAGGTAGATCCTTATTTAAGGCCTTTATACGACGCCCTGCACGACGTTCTCGGGCTGGAGCATACAGAACGGCTCATTGAGCGGGGAACGATTGAAATCGCTCCTCTTGCTTACATGAGGGGCCGTACACTGGATGATGCGTTCGTGATCCTGGACGAATCCCAAAATACAACCCATGCCCAGATGAAAATGTTTTTAACAAGACTTGGATTCGGATCGAAAATGGTAGTGACAGGCGATATCACACAGGTAGATCTTCCAAAAGGAGTAAAATCGGGTCTTGCCATAACACGAAGCATGCTTCAGCATGTACCTGGCATTTCATTTATTGAACTTCAGCAGACAGATGTAGTCAGACATCCTCTTGTTGGAAAAATCATTGAAGCTTATGAAAAAAATGAGAACTAA
- the yqfD gene encoding sporulation protein YqfD yields the protein MKNGWTNFWIGYVQIRAEGKGLERLINDCLRNGIAVWRAAREGDHSISFFIRLKDVHAFRAVRRQHECRCVFTKREGFPFVIRRSFKNSGFVLGILLFLAALFMLSNMIWSVEVYGAKPETEHLIMKELDRIGVKAGAVQFLTHDADDIQKILTEKVPALTWVGVELNGTSYHLKVVEKNTPEQKEYAGPRNIVAKKKAVIMRMYVEQGQPAAMVNDHVEKGQLLVSGMIGSKGIPAKAEIYGETWYESSVEVPLKTNFRVFSGNQSNKHYISINGWNMQIWGFRQEEPDVYVTEEDKRELQFLGWKTPFSYIKEIKREKEEVSRSYTVKEAVKAGVEMGKEELMQKIGESGRISGEKVLHQENENGKVKLKILYQVIEDIVKTTPIVQGD from the coding sequence TTGAAAAACGGCTGGACAAATTTTTGGATAGGATATGTTCAAATACGAGCAGAGGGTAAAGGGCTCGAGAGGCTGATTAACGACTGTCTGCGGAACGGAATTGCTGTATGGAGGGCAGCGAGGGAAGGGGATCATTCGATTTCCTTTTTTATTCGCCTAAAAGATGTACATGCCTTCAGGGCGGTGCGCAGACAGCATGAATGCCGATGCGTTTTTACGAAAAGAGAGGGATTTCCATTTGTAATAAGGCGTTCTTTTAAGAATAGCGGATTTGTCTTGGGAATTCTTCTTTTTCTGGCCGCTTTATTTATGCTTTCCAATATGATTTGGTCTGTAGAAGTATATGGAGCAAAGCCAGAGACGGAACACTTAATCATGAAGGAACTCGACAGGATCGGAGTTAAAGCAGGCGCTGTTCAGTTCCTTACCCATGATGCAGATGATATACAGAAGATCTTGACGGAAAAAGTGCCTGCATTAACGTGGGTTGGGGTGGAATTGAATGGTACATCCTATCATTTGAAAGTTGTCGAGAAAAATACTCCTGAGCAGAAGGAATACGCGGGCCCGCGCAATATTGTAGCGAAGAAAAAAGCCGTGATCATGAGAATGTATGTGGAACAGGGCCAGCCTGCAGCGATGGTCAATGACCATGTAGAGAAAGGACAGCTTCTCGTTTCGGGAATGATCGGGAGCAAAGGAATTCCCGCAAAGGCAGAAATATATGGAGAGACCTGGTATGAGTCTTCGGTTGAAGTTCCGCTTAAAACGAATTTCAGAGTTTTCAGCGGCAATCAGTCAAACAAACACTATATCTCAATAAACGGCTGGAATATGCAAATTTGGGGCTTCAGACAGGAAGAGCCCGACGTTTATGTTACAGAAGAAGATAAAAGGGAGCTGCAATTTTTAGGATGGAAGACTCCTTTTTCGTATATAAAAGAAATAAAAAGGGAAAAGGAAGAAGTAAGCAGGAGTTATACGGTGAAGGAGGCAGTTAAAGCCGGAGTGGAAATGGGAAAAGAAGAACTTATGCAAAAAATCGGAGAAAGCGGCCGCATATCAGGCGAAAAAGTTTTGCACCAAGAGAATGAGAATGGTAAAGTAAAATTGAAAATACTTTACCAGGTTATTGAAGATATTGTGAAAACTACGCCAATTGTTCAGGGAGACTAA
- the yqfC gene encoding sporulation protein YqfC, which produces MAKKWSSRIANWITKTIELPPDVMMDLPRITMVGQIHIYIENHRGLLTFSDQEIRLLLKQGQLLIKGHNFVIRTILPEEIMLEGKIEQVQYLEQ; this is translated from the coding sequence ATGGCGAAAAAATGGAGCAGCCGCATTGCAAACTGGATAACGAAAACAATCGAACTCCCGCCTGATGTCATGATGGATTTGCCGCGAATCACAATGGTTGGCCAAATCCATATTTATATTGAAAACCACCGGGGACTTCTTACGTTCTCAGATCAGGAAATCCGGCTTCTTCTAAAGCAGGGGCAGCTTCTTATAAAAGGACACAATTTTGTCATCCGGACCATATTACCTGAAGAAATTATGCTGGAAGGAAAAATAGAGCAAGTTCAGTACCTCGAGCAATAG
- the floA gene encoding flotillin-like protein FloA (flotillin-like protein involved in membrane lipid rafts), with the protein MDPSTLLTLVIIAAALVFLGIFFTFVPVMLWISALAAGVRVSIFTLVGMRLRRVTPSRVINPLIKAHKAGLGVTTNQLESHYLAGGNVDRVVNALIAAERANIELSFERCAAIDLAGRDVLEAVQMSVNPKVIETPFIAGVAMDGIEMKAKARITVRANIDRLVGGAGEETIIARVGEGIVSTIGSSDNHKKVLENPDMISQTVLNKGLDSGTAFEILSIDIADVDIGKNIGAILQTDQAEADKKIAQAKAEERRAMAVAQEQEMRAKVEEMRAKVVEAEATVPLAMADALKQGNMGVMDYLNIQNLSADTDMRGSIGKLNDQEDN; encoded by the coding sequence ATGGATCCATCAACATTGTTAACGCTTGTCATTATAGCAGCTGCTCTTGTTTTCCTGGGAATTTTCTTTACATTTGTACCGGTCATGCTCTGGATTTCCGCACTGGCAGCAGGCGTAAGGGTAAGCATCTTTACGCTTGTGGGAATGAGATTAAGAAGGGTTACGCCAAGCAGGGTAATCAATCCCCTGATAAAAGCCCATAAAGCGGGGCTTGGAGTTACGACAAATCAGCTGGAAAGTCATTATCTCGCAGGAGGAAATGTCGACCGGGTTGTGAATGCACTGATTGCGGCAGAGCGGGCGAACATAGAGCTAAGCTTTGAACGCTGTGCAGCGATTGATCTTGCAGGGAGAGATGTGCTGGAAGCTGTACAGATGAGTGTTAACCCTAAAGTCATCGAAACTCCTTTTATTGCCGGGGTGGCGATGGATGGAATCGAAATGAAAGCAAAAGCAAGAATTACTGTAAGAGCAAATATTGACCGGCTCGTCGGAGGAGCAGGAGAAGAAACGATTATTGCCAGAGTTGGCGAAGGGATTGTCAGCACAATCGGAAGCTCGGACAACCATAAAAAAGTACTCGAAAATCCTGATATGATTTCCCAAACGGTTCTGAATAAAGGGCTTGATTCCGGTACGGCTTTTGAAATACTCTCTATCGATATAGCGGATGTAGATATCGGCAAAAACATTGGAGCGATTCTTCAAACAGACCAGGCAGAAGCTGATAAGAAAATTGCACAGGCTAAAGCTGAAGAACGCAGAGCGATGGCCGTAGCACAGGAACAGGAAATGAGGGCAAAAGTAGAAGAAATGAGGGCAAAAGTGGTGGAAGCGGAAGCGACTGTGCCGCTCGCTATGGCGGATGCCCTGAAACAAGGCAATATGGGGGTCATGGATTACTTGAATATCCAGAACCTCTCGGCAGACACGGATATGAGAGGGTCAATAGGAAAGCTGAATGATCAGGAAGACAACTGA
- a CDS encoding nodulation protein NfeD, with product MLIPIHKEIDPVLAKFVERKINQAEKDDIKQIILDIHTPGGTLQSALKLSGKLRKTDIPVTAYINTHALSAGAYVALSADSILVNKQSKMGAAAVIRGDGGDADKKTQSFWLAELKETAESSGRDPVYALAMADPSIHLPQLNAGKGRLLTLTGQQALQIGYAEGEANSLQEVLALRGLSYADTERPKEGFAEHTARLLTSPAVIPILLTVALVGLLLELYTPGFGIFGFIGLSALFLFFFGHLAAGLAGMDAVLFFAAGILLLIAELFLPGGIIGLAGAAAIGYSLFISADNPSWMGISIGIALAVCFIVFILLTKVFGKKMKFFKKFILTDQTDTKSGYISNKSRSDLIGQHGVCLTALRPAGTVLIGDERIDAVSEGTFTEKGKTVKVVKTEGMRVVVREIEPAQ from the coding sequence ATGCTCATACCGATCCACAAAGAGATCGATCCTGTCCTCGCAAAGTTTGTAGAGCGAAAGATTAACCAGGCCGAAAAAGATGATATCAAACAAATCATTCTTGATATTCATACACCAGGAGGAACTCTTCAGTCTGCACTGAAACTCTCCGGCAAGCTCCGCAAAACCGATATTCCGGTTACAGCCTACATAAATACACATGCCCTCTCTGCCGGCGCATACGTTGCATTAAGTGCCGACTCCATCCTAGTAAATAAACAGTCAAAAATGGGCGCGGCAGCAGTAATTAGAGGCGATGGAGGAGATGCTGATAAGAAGACCCAATCGTTCTGGCTTGCTGAATTAAAAGAAACCGCAGAAAGCAGCGGACGGGATCCTGTCTATGCGCTTGCTATGGCCGACCCATCCATTCATCTTCCTCAATTAAATGCAGGAAAAGGAAGGCTTCTCACCTTAACCGGACAGCAGGCGCTGCAAATAGGATACGCTGAAGGCGAAGCAAATTCATTGCAGGAAGTCCTTGCGCTCCGCGGTTTGTCCTATGCGGATACAGAAAGGCCCAAGGAAGGATTCGCTGAGCATACAGCAAGGCTGTTAACGAGTCCAGCTGTCATTCCAATCCTTTTGACAGTGGCTTTAGTGGGCTTGCTTCTAGAGTTGTATACACCTGGATTTGGGATCTTTGGCTTTATTGGACTGTCAGCTCTCTTTTTGTTTTTCTTCGGTCACTTAGCTGCCGGATTGGCAGGAATGGATGCTGTGCTATTTTTTGCTGCCGGCATCTTGCTGTTGATTGCAGAGCTTTTTCTTCCAGGAGGAATAATCGGCTTAGCGGGAGCGGCGGCTATAGGATACAGTCTATTTATTTCAGCGGATAATCCATCATGGATGGGAATATCCATTGGCATTGCGCTTGCCGTTTGTTTCATTGTTTTCATCTTACTGACAAAGGTGTTTGGTAAAAAAATGAAATTTTTCAAAAAGTTTATTTTAACAGATCAAACAGATACAAAAAGCGGATACATTTCCAATAAATCGCGTTCAGATTTAATTGGACAGCATGGTGTATGCCTGACGGCTCTTCGTCCGGCCGGCACCGTTTTAATTGGAGATGAGCGGATTGACGCTGTATCAGAAGGTACCTTCACTGAAAAAGGAAAAACAGTTAAGGTGGTTAAAACGGAAGGTATGCGAGTAGTAGTCAGGGAAATCGAACCAGCCCAATAG
- a CDS encoding GatB/YqeY domain-containing protein translates to MSLLDRLNQDMKQAMRSKDKDRLTVIRMVKASLQNEAIKLNKSELSEDEELTILSRELKQRKDSLQEFKNADRSDLVDKLQAEIVIVNEYMPEQLSDEELLTIINQAIEETGTSSKAEMGKVMAAIMPKVKGKADGSLVNKLVQQQLS, encoded by the coding sequence ATGAGTCTTCTTGATCGTTTAAATCAGGATATGAAGCAAGCGATGAGAAGTAAAGACAAAGACAGACTCACTGTTATACGTATGGTCAAAGCTTCTTTGCAAAATGAAGCGATCAAGCTTAACAAATCCGAGTTGTCTGAGGACGAGGAATTAACGATCCTCTCTCGCGAACTTAAACAACGTAAGGACTCCCTCCAGGAATTCAAAAACGCTGATCGTTCTGATTTGGTAGATAAACTTCAAGCTGAAATTGTGATCGTCAATGAGTACATGCCTGAACAGCTCTCAGATGAAGAACTGCTAACCATCATCAATCAGGCGATTGAAGAGACTGGCACATCTTCCAAAGCTGAGATGGGCAAGGTGATGGCCGCGATTATGCCTAAAGTAAAAGGCAAAGCCGACGGTTCCCTTGTCAATAAGCTTGTACAGCAGCAGCTATCATAA
- the rpsU gene encoding 30S ribosomal protein S21, with product MSKTVVKKNESLEDALRRFKRSVSKTGTLQEARKREFYEKPSVKRKKKSEAARKRKF from the coding sequence ATGTCTAAAACAGTAGTTAAGAAAAATGAATCGCTTGAAGATGCTCTTCGCCGCTTTAAACGTTCCGTTTCAAAAACAGGCACGTTGCAAGAAGCAAGAAAGCGTGAATTTTATGAAAAACCTAGCGTAAAACGCAAAAAGAAATCAGAGGCGGCTAGAAAACGCAAATTCTAA
- the deoC gene encoding deoxyribose-phosphate aldolase, whose product MSEKIAKMIDHTALKPETTKEQIEKLCAEAKEYGFASVCVNPAWVELCASLLKGTDVKVCTVIGFPLGASTSAVKAFETKDAIEKGATEVDMVINIGALKDGNAELVEKDIRAVTEAANGKALTKVIIETCLLTDEEKVLACELSVKAGADFVKTSTGFSTGGATVEDIRLMRKTVGPEIGVKASGGVRDRQGADTMIEAGATRIGASAGISIVNGGTSQSDY is encoded by the coding sequence ATGTCTGAAAAAATCGCAAAAATGATAGATCATACTGCTTTAAAACCGGAGACAACAAAAGAACAGATTGAGAAATTGTGCGCGGAGGCAAAAGAATATGGATTTGCTTCTGTTTGCGTAAACCCTGCCTGGGTAGAATTATGTGCATCCCTGTTAAAGGGAACGGATGTAAAAGTATGCACAGTGATCGGTTTCCCTCTTGGAGCATCCACATCTGCAGTAAAAGCGTTCGAAACCAAGGATGCGATTGAAAAAGGTGCAACTGAGGTTGATATGGTCATTAACATTGGAGCGTTAAAAGATGGCAATGCCGAGCTTGTCGAAAAAGACATTCGTGCGGTTACAGAAGCTGCAAACGGCAAAGCTCTTACAAAAGTAATTATTGAGACTTGTCTTCTGACAGATGAAGAAAAAGTACTTGCCTGCGAACTTTCAGTGAAAGCTGGCGCAGATTTTGTAAAAACTTCAACAGGTTTCTCAACCGGCGGAGCGACTGTCGAGGATATCCGTCTGATGAGAAAAACAGTTGGACCAGAAATCGGAGTGAAGGCATCCGGCGGAGTACGGGACCGGCAAGGCGCAGACACGATGATTGAGGCAGGTGCGACCCGAATAGGTGCAAGCGCAGGAATCAGTATCGTAAATGGCGGAACCTCCCAATCCGATTACTGA
- the mtaB gene encoding tRNA (N(6)-L-threonylcarbamoyladenosine(37)-C(2))-methylthiotransferase MtaB → MASVAFHTLGCKVNHYETEAIWQLFKEAGYERREFESSADVYVINTCTVTNTGDKKSRQVIRRAIRKNPDGVICVTGCYAQTSPAEIMAIPGVDIVVGTQDRIKMLDYIDQYREERQPINGVSNIMKARTYEELDVPAFTDRTRASLKIQEGCNNFCTFCIIPWARGLMRSRDPEEVINQAQQLVDAGYKEIVLTGIHTGGYGEDMKDYNFAALLRALDERVEGLKRIRISSIEASQITDEVIEVLDRSDKIVRHLHIPIQSASNTVLKRMRRKYTMEFFAERLVRLKKALPGLAVTSDVIVGFPGETEEEFMETYNFIKEHQFSELHVFPYSKRTGTPAARMDDQVDEDVKNERVHRLIELSDQLAKEYASGYEGEVLEVIPEEEYKDAPGSGLYVGYTDNYLKVVFPASEDMVGQIVRVKIEKAGYPYSEGQFVRVLDDREDSIRLSS, encoded by the coding sequence ATGGCATCCGTTGCGTTTCATACATTGGGATGTAAAGTAAATCACTATGAAACCGAAGCCATTTGGCAGCTTTTTAAAGAAGCAGGCTATGAGCGGAGAGAGTTTGAAAGCTCCGCAGATGTGTATGTAATCAATACGTGCACAGTAACAAATACAGGGGATAAAAAGAGCCGGCAGGTAATCCGCCGTGCAATCCGTAAAAATCCGGATGGTGTTATTTGTGTAACAGGATGCTATGCCCAGACATCTCCTGCCGAAATTATGGCTATTCCCGGAGTGGACATTGTGGTTGGTACTCAGGACCGTATAAAGATGCTGGATTACATTGACCAGTACAGGGAAGAAAGACAGCCAATCAACGGTGTGAGCAACATTATGAAGGCTCGGACATATGAAGAACTGGATGTTCCAGCCTTCACAGACCGTACGAGAGCTTCTTTGAAAATCCAGGAAGGCTGCAACAATTTTTGTACATTCTGCATCATTCCATGGGCTCGCGGTCTCATGCGTTCCCGCGATCCGGAAGAAGTGATCAACCAGGCTCAGCAGCTTGTAGATGCAGGGTATAAAGAGATTGTCCTGACAGGCATTCATACCGGCGGTTATGGAGAAGACATGAAGGATTACAATTTTGCCGCACTTCTGCGCGCGCTTGATGAGCGGGTAGAAGGACTGAAAAGAATCCGTATTTCTTCCATCGAAGCAAGCCAAATTACAGATGAAGTCATAGAAGTACTTGACCGCTCAGATAAAATTGTCCGCCACCTTCATATTCCGATTCAATCTGCTTCAAATACCGTATTGAAAAGAATGAGAAGAAAGTATACGATGGAATTTTTTGCAGAGAGACTCGTCAGGCTGAAAAAAGCCCTTCCTGGACTTGCTGTTACGTCGGATGTCATCGTTGGCTTCCCTGGGGAAACAGAAGAAGAATTCATGGAGACCTACAATTTTATAAAAGAGCATCAGTTTTCAGAACTTCATGTATTCCCTTACTCCAAGCGGACAGGCACCCCTGCCGCAAGAATGGATGATCAAGTGGATGAAGATGTGAAAAATGAGCGGGTTCACCGTCTAATTGAATTATCCGATCAGCTCGCCAAGGAATATGCTTCCGGCTACGAGGGAGAAGTCCTTGAGGTCATTCCTGAAGAGGAATATAAGGATGCCCCCGGCAGCGGATTATACGTGGGCTATACAGACAATTATCTAAAAGTAGTCTTTCCTGCATCGGAAGACATGGTCGGCCAAATTGTCCGTGTGAAGATTGAAAAAGCAGGTTATCCTTATAGTGAAGGCCAATTCGTAAGAGTATTGGACGATCGTGAAGATTCCATCCGATTAAGCTCATAA